The DNA window aaataaatattgtgttgataatgacccgtgagataaataaattagtaatttTCACTTTTGAGACATTACAAAGCATCTCTTTTATCATGCTATTAAAAAGTCATAAAGCATCTCTTTTATCATCATGCTATTAAAAAATTTCATTGTAACCTTCAACATGTTTCATTATACTATTAATTCTGACAAGTGTTTTATAATTTAGTCAAAAATTGTGAAATCAACagttaattaaaattttaccAGGATGATTGATTTCAAATTTACGTCACGATATTGTGTGTGTTCATTTTCTTGTTGAATCTTGAGATGAGAATCAACTATATTTTCATCCTTGCTTACTTCCCTGTGAATGCATCTGCGATCCTCAAATATACGaacattttcaaaatttatttgaaacGAAAGTTATAGAAAACTGAACTTAACGGCAAATAAACATGAACATTGGGTGTGAAATTGATCTGTAATTGCATTTCTATATATAGAAATCAACATATTACAACAATTATGCAATTCTTGATGCTATTTACACAATACACCAGCACATATAAATCAAGCAAACTTAAGAAGCAAATAATGATAATACAATTTTTAAGAAACAAACAGCTAAAGTAAACACAACAATTGGTGTGAAAATGAGATTGAATTGAATAGCCATAGCAGTGATTCTTTAATAGACTACATTGGAAAAAAAGTAAATGAGGAATCATAAGCTAACCTGTTTGCTGATATACGGACCAAGATCTGCACCAGGTTCAGCTCCAGCATTTACTCTAAGAGCTTTTGCACACTCTAGGTTTGTTGCTCCaactaaacaaaaaaatcacATTTTCGGTCAGTTAAGCTTAAAATCAAGGAGTTACCTAATAAAAATCCACTCAGGGAGTTGTTAAAATCCACTTGACCAACATTAGTTTTCCCCTTCACATGCAGAAAATTCTCaaatcaagaaaccctaattgaaGAATGTGTTTTGCTGCATAAAAACCTAAACAAACTCATTTGCAGAACTCTAAAagtcattaaaaatcaattgaattaaatgattattatgaacatatttacaaaatattattgaaaaaataaaaacaattgacGGCGGCACGTCCAGAACCAAGGATGCAGTGAAACACAATCACAAGCCTAAacaaacctgcaaaacaaaaaagAATACCAACAACAAATATGTAGTGAAATAACACAAGTATGATAAAATCACTATTGGAAGATATTGAGAAATTTCAATAGTGAGATTTGAGCAATTTTGTTACCTTTAACCAAGTCTCCAGATCTGTAAAAACTAACCCAACAATGACCCATAAAAAATGGTTTACGAAAATTGTTTTGAGGTGAGGATTACGAAAATGGGTATGATGAAGCATCCTCTGAAACCTACAATCAGAAACACACAGAAAAAATTGATCGAATCGAATTTCAAGAACCTATATGCATTtcaaaaaagagagatttgggataagagggagagagagagtaaGGAAGAGATTGATTAATACCTTGGATCATTTGCGCTGTATGAGAAGGAGAAGAAAGCAAGCGTTTGGAAGATTGATTGATAACTAAGACAATAGGGTTTGTGGTTGCGCTAGGGTTTGCGGCTGCGCTAGGGTTTGTAGAGAAACAAAGAAGAGAGAAGACGATAGAAAGAAAGATAGAGGGAAAACCGGGAGCAGAGAGATAAAAGGTATTGAAAAATGGTGTTTCACGGTTGAACCGAATGTCAGTTTTGCTGGTGTTTCACGGTTGAACTTGTTGTTGTCGGCGGCGTAATTTTAGGGTTGAGGGAAAAAGAGGGAGAAGAGAATTACGGGAGAGAGATGAAAGGCAATGTTATGAGAAAGAGAAGGTGTGTAATTGAGggaagaaaatatattttaatatgcaCCAATGAAAATGGAACATTTGGAGCTTCTATGTTGAAAGTGGTATGCTATTTTGTTAGTTACAAATTTGCCCTTTTATGTGTGTAAAAAAATGTTGAGAAAAGGGCATATTGGGATATTTGGTCAATTGATTAGTATATGGTAGATAGTagataaattttatttgattgatttttttaagataagattgatttaaatattttactgaaataataaatttgatttgattgacTTTTTTAAGATAAGATTTAATATGAAAGTTGAATTTATTGATCCGGTTAATGCTAAACCTCTAAATCTAAATGTTTTGCTATAAATAAGGTGAACTTGTAGTATTTATTTATCACACTTCTACTTTTTCTCTTCATTATTTCTTTCTCACACtaaagtttgtttttttgttgaagTTATTTGAATTGAACTTATGGCATCTGAAACTGAAATTTTCGGACATTCTCTGTACGACTTGATAAGAAGTGTTAGAGACACGACTTCGGAAGATGAAGCTTCTCAACTTTCTTATATGTTTGAAAGAATGATCAGAACCAGAGACATGTCTCTGTTCTTTCCCTTCATGCTTCGTCTTTATGGTTTGTCAATTCCAAGAAACGATGACGAAGACTCAGATCAAGAAACAGAGCGTAACGGAGATTCTAACCGTCAAAGATTCATCTTAATGAATCCATCAACACAGCGTATTGTTGTAATCAACGAAGTTTCAAGTCTCGAAACTCTGCTTCATGAACTTGGAAGTACTACACATAATGGTCAACCGCCAGCTTCAAAGGAGTCAATAGAAGGTATGAAAAGGGTTGAAATTGAAGAAAGTGATGGTGGAGAGTGTGTTGTTTGTTTGGAGGAGTTTAAGGTTGGTGGAGTTGTTAAAGAAATGCCTTGTAAGCATAAGTTTCACGGTAATTGTATTGAGAAGTGGTTAGGGATTCATGGGTCTTGTCCTGTTTGTAGGTATCAGATGCCTAttgatgagaaagaagaagaaaattaaggTGGTTAGAGAAGGAGGAATGGTGGTGGTAATAGTGGTAGTCAGCTAGGACTTTGGTGAAGGGATACAAAATTTTGTAGTAATATCTtaattcaatataatttttttcttttttacataTATCTTCGTCAATTTTCATAAGAATAGCCTTTTCTTTTTACATTGATGAgtgttgaataaaaaataaactttaatcatattcatttaaattctatTGCTTTAATCAACGTAGACCGTGAGGAATTGTTCTCCTTATTATGCTAATAATTCGTAAAACTAAGGCTAAAAGGGAGCTTAATTCATTGATATATACATAAAACGAAgaagaaaatatttattaaatgggGATTCTCATGATATTGAGATTGTACGACTATTTATGTTGTTATGAACTGTTACGGGGACAACAAAATAGGCTATAGTCATATGTTTAGATCGCCCTTcatgatgtgttattattattttaaaatctgaAATAATATGAAAAGTTAATGACGACATTCTAATTTATTCGGAGACTGACGAAGAGCATGCTGAGCATCTAAGAATTGTGTTGGAGTagttgaaagagaagcaattgTATGCTAAGCTGTCAAAGTGTAAGTTTTGGTTGGaaaaagtgagttttcttggccatgtaatttccaGTGGTGGTGGTGTTGTTGTTGAACCATCAAAAGTTGAGGTCGTGGCACAGTGGGAATCTCCAAAGTCAGTGAcagagattagaagttttctggGTTTAGCTGGTTATTATCACAAGTTTAATAATGGCTTTTCTAAGATGGATTTGCCATTAAATCAGTTAAATAAGAAGGGTCAAGCTTTTGTTTGGGATGTGAAATGTGAAGAAAGTTTCTAAGAGCTTAAGAAGAGGTTGACGTCGGTTTCAGTGTTGATTCTGCCAAGTCTAACTGAATCTTATGTTGTGTATTATGATGCTTCCAAGATGGGTCTGGGTGGTGTGTTGATGTAGAATGGACAGGTTATGGCttattgttagctggagatttcgtttgaagaaaatattctttgaagaattagagttcgaagaaggatggtttctgatgaccatttctaagaataaaatggctcctgatggccatgattcgaggatgttgtttaagttgaagtgAGGATGATGAAGATCGAAGCTGATTCGAAATAAGTTGTCTTTTGGACTTAAGCATTTTCGTGAAATacaaagggtactgaagctttgcGTATTTCGTGGCATTTTCATTttagatcacgttgccacgtatcgaaagagaactcgggcgggaagatttgaatttcgaaatattctgtgtaaccgatcaaggacagatggcgcccaaGGATTCGAAGTGTATGCATGtgaagcaacgtggcatttcattagcgtaggaccgttagggtcgaattagtataaataagggtcttagtattaggatccagtgtgtttattttgtacaaatcactcacaaaattactcaagtatcaagtgttaagagaaagagttcgctgagaaatgtacgtatgacactgttagctagagatttcgttggaaaaaattattctttgatgaattagagttcgaagaaggatggttactgatgaccatttctgagattaaaaatggctgtTGATGGCCATGTTttgaggatgttgtttaagttgaagtgaagatgatgaagattgaagctAGTTCGAAATAAATTGTCtctaagacttaaacgttttttacgaaacacaaagagtactgaagcttggcgCGTTTCCGTAAGCATTCTCGgttttgatcacgttgccacgtatcggaagaggattcaggcgggaggatttgaatttcgaaatagtctgtgtaaccgaacaaggacagatggcatcccagggattcgaagcgtatgcatgtgagcaacgtggcatcatattagtgtaggaccgttagggtcgaaattagtataaataaaggtcttaatgttaggattccgtgtgttcattttgtacaaatcactcacaaatcactcaagtatcaagcgttaagagaacgagttcgctgagaaatgtacgtatgacacaaacaccattttaaatacttttatatctttctttattcaagtatcttttcaattcctttatcttttgtttaactttcattcgaagcattttacatttctgcactttatattcttgcactttatatttctgcaatttacacgctTTCTATGTCTCTTTGtcgaagttatattaacatgtataacaagtgttgtttcacatgaatagtcatatgatcacatcacaaacaagttttcgaagcaagaacaaacaaatatgaaccaaatcatatcaaaagacaattagttgactatgtcctaggatcaatctagtcgatcctgcgagtaaccaaagtatattttatagtttggaagactagcggttgtttaccggaaatcaccgtaaacaaattggcacgcccagtgggacagtgtcaaacagattgttattaattggttgttttggtttgtctagaacatatcaagaccttgtatgaaccttaggaacggtaaattaaccaacagtgcgccACCGATTCcgaaacgaaggtacaacaagaaaatggtcattTCGACCAGTGGGggcatcaagatcccccacaagggtcaggaacagtagcaaaAAATACTACACATGTTTCGACATCTACGTCACAAGAACAGGAAATACCCGTGTCGGGAGGATCTGCGGCTGCAGTTAGTTCCCAAGCCATGCCCGAAAATACAACAGGAACGATCTCAATTTCCAGTTCGACTACCATGCCTCATGCGACAGGCACAAACGAGATGCTTCATTTCTCGACTAGTCAAGTACATTCTCCAAGGCCATTTTCATCTCCATTCGATGTATGGAGGCCTGGAAACccttatggaatgccatattcgtATATGGCAGAATCTACATACACTGCACCCAATGTCACAGCGTTTTCGCCTAATAcgggttcgataggtcgaagtgCACAAAATGCAGGCACATCTAGCCAATTGCCTCTTTTAACTACTAACAGTCAGGCAGCGTTTAGGCAAGAAATGGATTtaagtaaccatgatatgctagGTTCTCTTGCCAAAGAAATAGGGCCACTCTTTACACCATTAGTGGCAAACATGACCAGAACTAACCAGGACAATGTagaaaccttccaaaaaatatcatcacaaataaatcgaatggcagattttatgGGAGTTCCACAAACTAGGCGAAGAAATAACTAACCCCCTGATCGCGAGGGTCAGCCAATCTTGGAAAGTGTTCAAGATACGGTTCCTCCGCCTAGACCAACACCCGGTGAGGCAGTTCCCCCACCTAAACCACCACCAGTCGGAAGAAACCAAGTGATAGATTTAGAGAACCCAGGTCGAAGGACTGACTTTGGTCAACAAGAGACCATCGAGGAGGGTCCCAGATTAAGGGTAGTtggtaggaacgaacatccagatgaagtagtccacagggttaggagagaaaatatggcaacagagaataatttaactgccatgatagagagaattatggccaataatggccttaatactggacttcgacgtccaaactacacatcccccatacccgaatatattatgcaaatagaattgccaagaggtaccaaggtacccaaattcacgaagttttcaggggacactagtgaatcaacggtggaacacatagccagatatttgacggaagcaggggatctagcagggaacgaggatttaagaattaaatacttctctagttcgctaacaaaaaatgcttttatttggttcactaccttaccccaaaattccatagatgcatgggcacacttggagagattgttccatgaacaattctacatgggtcaaaccaagataagtctgaaagaattggctagcatcaagaggaagttcacggagcctatagatgattacttgaaCAGGTTCCGATTGTTgaagtcaagatgcttcacggttgtcccagaacatgaattagtcgaaatggctgcaagcggtctagactattcaatcagaaagaaactggatacccaatacctaaggaatatggcccaattggcagacagggttcgacaagtcgaacgactaaaagcagaaaaggccagagcaaataaaagttacaagaaggagagggtagcatatattgaagctgaagacgctgacggcgaatctttcgaagattcatacagcgtcgaagaggtcgaaatagacctagctgaattaaaagaagcaccaccttattcttgcaagttgctcaccccttcgaatggaaaaaattcagtcgagaatgataaaagcgatagatttcctaagaaaacttatacatttgacgtcactaaatgtgatgaaatattcgatttgttagtaaaagatggccagatgatagtgcctcctaattccaaagttcctccattagaacaacggaagaagcgagacttttgtaaatatcatggttttttaggccataaaacctcacaatgttttcttttcagggatctaattcagaatgctatcaaggatggacgtctgaaattcgctgataagacaaagaatcacatgaaggttgacacaaaccctttgaatgttgctgacactaacttgtttgaaccacttgacgtcaacatggtggaagtatctgaaactGATATTGCTGAATTGGAGATaatttcaactggaaagcagactactgaaagcctaaatgacaatacagtcttcaatactaatgttgaagaatccttcgaTGCAGAGATGATTGAAGATCTGAAGgagaaaactagcgaggccactgaagacctcagggcgaAACTTCAACAGATACAGATTTCTAAAGCTCCTCCGgaagttgttaacatggtcaatgttaggcggcctttatctgaaatagaagaaatagaaaaatggctgataagggagaaaggaaacattgaaattCCACCGAGAGGGGAgagtttgaaagattatctctggaagtGTCATGAGAAAAATGCTGGAAAAATGTTGATGTGCCCAAGGTGCTCGATTATGttgaatcgaagggtccaagctaactttgagagggccctacgagaaagaatggaacaaccctgaagaggaggaaacctattgctgAAAGTGTATCCAAGGACGGAAGAAAGCTTAGTaagtttcttggtcagatgtcacaaagaaaacactgagattgtattgtgtcccagatgtggatcAGTCTATGACAAATTGTTAGCTCGATCATTCGAAAGAGTGTTATTCTACATGGGTCGAGAGACTCAGGGACtccgtcccaacatgtatgtgttcgacaaTCGGACACCATCGAAGAGGCCTGACAGTccccaccctagagctcgaagagttACATTTAAAatccctgcagacatacccagggataggtggataCAAGCTGGTACTAGaaataacaaatggcgaagttgggaccaaggaggaaggactgcaatggcttataggaagcaatttcagacctcaaatcgagaaatgtacaggttggagaattacaaaggcaagcatcctatgtccagatcccagtgGAGAAAGCACCAAAGGATGAAGAAAGCCTAAAGGGAATACAAGGCAAAGGAGGTTGGAGAATCTAGCAGCAACAAGATCCCAGTGCAGGGGGCAAGggcaagcaaacctccggtggaatgCAAGTTGTTCAGTTCCGATaacgagaaagaagaaaagatgcattccagtcctTGGAAAGAGGACGATAGGATGCCAAACGACTTCGACTCGACGGAGTGTCTTCTATAAActtcaattgcaatgttgtgtcggtactccctcatgagtttaaccaagagacagaagctgaagattgtgaggaagctgatgcagaagagatggcaagacacagacctgtgtgttattatgtgctaaacaatggggctgtcgaagagcagaatgccttcttcgaaaggcctgatgagggtatgagaaaccatctaaaaccactctacataagggctaagattgaaaatgttggcattaacaaagtcctagtagatggggggcagcagtgaatctaatgccccagtatatgttgaaaagaattggtatgttcgatactgatataaggccacataatatggtcttgtctaactacgaaggaaaaatagggcaaactttgggggtcattcaagtgaatttaactgtgggttcggtcacaaggccaacgatgttcatggtgataccagcaaaagcGAACTACAATATTTTGctaggaagagaatggatccatggggttgctgcagtgccttcgacaatgcatcagagACTAActatttggagggaagatggtatagtggaaaacattgaaggggatcaaagctactacatggctgaagtcaaccaagtcaataaaaccagtttcgacaggaacttggctaacatagggccttgccatgctgcggaagatatatacaccccaaataagaatgctttatactatttatctttacacccaaatggattccaatggaatagagaaataatggacggtccagaagataccgcaccaatggCGCATTTACCAGCAATATGGCCAACAGGCTAGGatgacgacgttgatgatgtctgagtcatccttcttcgaaaggatttcggcttacatagccgagaacaaaaaaAACGGCTCTCGAAGACAAATTATTAAACATGATTGTCGATGCAATCCAAAAAGAGGCAGAAACGACGGGTCCTGGGATACATTTTATCCCTCAACCTCCTGACGACACAGTTCAAGTTGAAAAGATCTCAGGTGAAGAGGCGAATCAAAGGCTGGACGCGATCTATgatgaagaacccttgggattcgagaaagactcaatggcgtcaaatataaagatgttagcccaagatccactcgaagaagtaaatcttggagacgaaaatcagaagagggtaacatacgtcagtgcaaaattagagTCAGCCTTGAAATCAAGAGTCATTGCgttattgaaagaaaacaaagattgcttcgcctgggattacgacgagatgcctggtttagggagagatttggtcgaattaaagttgcctataaaggaagggaaaaggcccatcaagcaaactcctaggaggttcgcaccagagattcattcgaagatcaaagcagaggtcgaaagacttctccgttgcaagttcatcagaactacaaggtatgttgaataaattgctaatattgtgccagttattaaaaagaacggttcattaagagtatgcatagattttcgtgatctgaatgcagcaactcctaaggatgaatatcccatgcttgtggcagaaatgctagtagattcagccgtaGGCTTTGAATatttaagtatgttggatggatattctaggTATAACTAGATCTTCactgcagaagaagatgtgtccaaaacagcttttcgttgcctaggggcaataggcacctacgaatgggttgtaatgccttttggtctgaataacgctggggcaacttatcaaagagcaatgaattctatattccatgattttatagaaactttcatgcaagtatacatagatgacattgttgtaaaatctgtttcagatcacagtcatctggaccatctgagccaatcattcgaaagaatgaggaaacatggcttaaagatgagtccccttaaatgtgctttctttgtgcaggctggagatttcctgggcttcgtggtccacaaaaagggaatagaaattaataagaataaaacaaaggctattatggagacaaagcctccatccacgaagaaagaactacagtctttagtgggaaagataaacttcttaagaagatttatctctaacttgagtggacgtacgcaagctttttcccccttacttcgactgGACCAAGGATGATtcgaatggcatgctgaacatcaagaagcttttgaaaaaatcaagcaatatttgatgcatccaccaatattgtctcccccaaatgggaagaagcacatgtgcctgtatatctcagcttcagataatacaataggtagcatgttagctcaagaagatgataatgacatcgaaagagccatttattacttaagtagagtactcaatgatgcagagactaggtatagtgcaatagaaaaactctgcctttgttatttctcttgtattaaactcaagtattatataaagccagttgatgtttatgtttcatctcattttgatgttattaaacatatgctatcaaaaccaatattgcatagtcgaattggcaagtggacTTTGGCTCTTACTAAGTACTCTTtaatatttcaaccccttaaggcaatgaaaggacaaatcgtgtcagacttcattgttgaccatgcggtggttgagaaacCTCAgcaatatgtagaattgaagccttggaagttatactttgatggttcaacgcataaagAAGGAAGCGGCGTTgggatactaataatttctcttgatggaattccaacaaagctcaagtacaagattgaaggtcccttatgctctaacaacgaagctgagtacgaagcactgatcgctggacttgaagctttgttagaattgggggaaaccagagtcgaaattaaaggagactcggaactagtgattaagcaactgacgaatgaatacaaatgtatcaaagagaatttgatcatgtattttgtcatagaaaataggctgcttaaaaaattcgagtatgtggagttaaaacacgtctcaaggatgaataatcaagaagcgaatgatttggcacaattagcctcaggatataggGTATCAAAGAAAAAACTAGAAgaattgatcgaagtaagaggcaaagcaatggccacgaAGCTTTCTCAAAGTGatttggagaactcacaattaggtttcgcgaacaaagaggagtttgaggttttaaatatagactccttagcagatacatattggaggagtccaattgtgaactacttAAAAGACCCTTCGACAGACAcagatagaaaggtaaagtatcaagccttatcatacttcctgatgggaaatgaattgtttaagaaaacccctgaaggagttttgctaaaatgtctgggtgaagctgaagcatatttggctctctcgaatgtacatagtggagcatgtggtgcacaccaagcggggcacaaaatgaaatgacttttgtttcgatatggaatgtattggccctctctgttaaaagattgcatagagtttgcaaaaggatgtcaagaatgtcaagaacacgcaggtattcaacatgctcctgcaaacgaattaagttcaataataaaaccatggcctttcagaggttgggcactagacttaattggagaaattcgtcCCACGTCttccaaaggtcaaagatatatcttagtaggaatagactaattcacaaaatgggttgaagcgataccacttgcaaatgtggatcaggaggctgtgattgagtttattcaaagatacattatatacagattcggaatcccagaaagtataaccacagatcagggatcagtgtttactggtcgaaagatgcaagaattcgccaaagaaatagggttcaaattatttacttctacaccttactacgctcaagcaaatggacaagtcaaaGCAGCAAATAaggtaataattggtctcataaagaaacatgtaggaaaaaaacctaagaattggcataaaactttggaccaagcactctgggcttgtcgaacgtcaccaaaagaagctacaaacaccacacctttccaattg is part of the Vicia villosa cultivar HV-30 ecotype Madison, WI linkage group LG2, Vvil1.0, whole genome shotgun sequence genome and encodes:
- the LOC131649607 gene encoding E3 ubiquitin-protein ligase MPSR1-like, yielding MASETEIFGHSLYDLIRSVRDTTSEDEASQLSYMFERMIRTRDMSLFFPFMLRLYGLSIPRNDDEDSDQETERNGDSNRQRFILMNPSTQRIVVINEVSSLETLLHELGSTTHNGQPPASKESIEGMKRVEIEESDGGECVVCLEEFKVGGVVKEMPCKHKFHGNCIEKWLGIHGSCPVCRYQMPIDEKEEEN